A window from Apostichopus japonicus isolate 1M-3 chromosome 2, ASM3797524v1, whole genome shotgun sequence encodes these proteins:
- the LOC139975561 gene encoding uncharacterized protein codes for MSSRALKDLQKQLDGLAAELARAKVGKPDAQPNTVYVLPSERKLLTFTGTDGLPVMTFVADIRTALKLRRLQGTDATEFVMTYLAGAARQEIRHQPDKVSSDADAILRTLCETFGERRSQGSVMREICSSVQKDGETVSEFAFRLMALADEFAKIPGAPKPETAIKEQFLDGLLDGVLRREWKRLMKEDKGKTFIKLRDWALDLAEEESDFVPRRTRRAAVNSTEAATHQLSAVSQLERLEREGQRYKGRGRPRPDRKDIECRRCHQMGHYASECQSPTPINVPSGN; via the coding sequence ATGTCGTCCAGGGCACTTAAGGACCTCCAGAAGCAGTTGGATGGGCTGGCGGCGGAACTGGCTAGAGCAAAGGTGGGAAAACCAGATGCGCAACCTAATACGGTATACGTTTTGCCCAGTGAAAGGAAGCTGCTTACTTTCACCGGGACTGATGGCCTGCCAGTGATGACCTTTGTGGCGGACATCCGTACAGCATTGAAGTTGAGAAGGTTGCAAGGGACCGATGCAACTGAATTTGTCATGACGTACCTAGCCGGAGCTGCCAGGCAAGAAATAAGGCACCAGCCAGATAAAGTGTCCTCCGATGCAGATGCCATCCTCCGTACACTCTGTGAGACCTTTGGAGAACGGAGGAGTCAAGGTTCGGTGATGCGGGAAATCTGTAGTAGTGTGCAAAAAGATGGTGAAACTGTATCTGAGTTTGCTTTCAGATTGATGGCTCTCGCAGATGAATTTGCAAAGATCCCTGGCGCCCCCAAACCTGAAACTGCCATCAAAGAACAGTTTCTGGACGGATTGTTAGATGGAGTGCTGCGACGGGAGTGGAAGAGGCTCATGAAAGAAGATAAAGGAAAAACCTTCATTAAATTAAGGGACTGGGCACTTGATTTGGCGGAAGAGGAAAGCGATTTCGTACCGAGGCGTACTCGACGAGCAGCTGTTAATAGTACGGAAGCTGCTACTCACCAACTTTCTGCTGTTTCACAACTAGAAAGATTGGAGAGAGAGGGTCAACGGTATAAAGGTAGGGGGCGGCCCAGACCTGACAGGAAAGACATAGAATGCAGACGTTGTCACCAGATGGGGCATTATGCATCAGAATGCCAGAGCCCAACTCCAATTAATGTGCCATCGGGAAACTAA
- the LOC139983180 gene encoding uncharacterized protein: MMVVMVLEVVVVVVVVVVVEVVMVVMVMMVEMVMVMMVEVVMVAVVMVEMVMMVEMVMVMMVEVVMVVEVVMVMMVEVVMVMMVEVMMVMMVEMMTVMMVEVVMVVMVAVVVMVIY; encoded by the coding sequence atgatggtggtgatggtgttggaggtggtggtggtggttgtggtggtggtggtggtggaggtggtgatggtggtgatggtgatgatggtggagatggtgatggtgatgatggtggagGTGGTGATGGTGGCGGTGGTGATGGTggagatggtgatgatggtggagatggtgatggtgatgatggtggaggtggtgatggtggtggaggtggtgatggtgatgatggtggaggtggtgatggtgatgatggtggaggtgatgatggtgatgatggtggagatgatgacggtgatgatggtggaggtggtgatggtggtgatggtggcggtggtggtgatggtgatctATTAA